A genomic segment from Vicia villosa cultivar HV-30 ecotype Madison, WI unplaced genomic scaffold, Vvil1.0 ctg.000896F_1_1, whole genome shotgun sequence encodes:
- the LOC131632061 gene encoding putative RING-type E3 ubiquitin transferase C3H69, giving the protein MSKRVLCKFFAHGACLKGEHCEFSHDWKAPPNNICTFYQKGVCAYGSRCRYDHVKASRAQSSTPSSSIIENHSAVSESVLLGNTRITANNVATAAEFSLFNSPYVLPNEPVWNQESANHDFLREDDVGQTVITSPSELPICSFAAAGNCPRGEQCPHVHGDLCPSCGKHCLHPFRPEEREEHMKSCENKQKHLEALKKSQEVECCVCLERVLSKPTAAERKFGLLSECDHPFCISCIRNWRSSNPTLGMDVNSTLRACPICRKLSYFVVPSVIWYATSEEKQEIVDTYKAKLKSIDCKHFEFGDGNCPFGTSCFYKHAYRDGRLEEVALRHLGAADGDTIIAKDIRLSDFLATMHLS; this is encoded by the exons ATGTCAAAGAG GGTACTTTGTAAGTTCTTTGCTCATGGAGCGTGTCTGAAAGGGGAGCATTGCGAATTTTCTCATGATTGGAAAGCCCCTCCGAATAAT ATATGCACGTTTTATCAGAAAGGAGTTTGTGCTTATGGTAGTCGCTGCAGATATGATCATGTCAAAGCTTCTCGGGCACAGTCCTCTACTCCATCTTCCTCAATAATCGAAAACCACTCCGCTGTGTCAGAATCTGTTCTACTCGGTAATACCAGAATTACAGCGAACAATGTTGCTACAGCTGCGGAATTTTCTCTTTTCAACAGTCCTTATGTTCTTCCTAATGAACCCGTCTGGAATCAAGAATCTGCTAATCATGACTTCCTAAGAGAGGATGATGTTGGTCAAACAGTAATTACTTCACCTTCCGAGCTTCCAATTTGTTCATTTGCTGCTGCTGGAAACTGTCCACGAGGGGAACAATGTCCTCATGTACATGGAGATTTATGCCCCTCATGTGGAAAACATTGCTTGCATCCTTTCCGGCccgaagaaagagaagaacatatGAAGAGTTGTGAAAATAAGCAAAAGCATCTTGAGGCACTGAAAAAAAGTCAGGAAGTTGAATGCTGTGTTTGTCTGGAACGTGTTCTTTCAAAGCCTACAGCAGCTGAACGAAAGTTTGGTCTTCTATCTGAATGTGATCATCCCTTCTGCATATCCTGTATTAGAAATTGGCGTAGTAGTAACCCAACATTAGGGATGGACGTGAATAGCACGCTGCGGGCCTGTCCTATCTGTCGCAAGCTATCTTACTTTGTCGTTCCAAGTGTTATTTGGTATGCTACAAGTGAAGAAAAACAGGAAATAGTTGATACCTACAAGGCAAAACTCAA GTCAATTGACTGCAAGCATTTTGAGTTTGGGGATGGAAACTGCCCTTTTGGAACTAGCTGCTTCTACAAG CATGCATATCGAGATGGCCGTCTTGAGGAGGTAGCTTTGCGACATCTTGGGGCTGCAGATGGTGACACAATAATTGCCAAAGACATCAG GTTATCGGATTTCCTTGCTACCATGCATTTAAGTTGA